Proteins co-encoded in one Arachis stenosperma cultivar V10309 chromosome 7, arast.V10309.gnm1.PFL2, whole genome shotgun sequence genomic window:
- the LOC130939886 gene encoding uncharacterized protein LOC130939886: MYIRNRRRGHTSIGRRVNTLPLRRDALDNIIGEGGDRNCIWELRMSLNAFATLCELLQVQGGLDEDGHVGIGEQVATFLIILAHHTKNRSVQVRFYRSGETISRYFHKVLCSVLRVQSILFAKADPVPEDCVDPRWKWFKGCLGALDGTYIDVTVPKSDKSRYRTRKSRISTNRCFGLLKKRWAILRSPSFYPIRVQSHIIIACCLLQNFIRMNMDVDPEKDATLLPEHIPVGDDTIVDEADTIDVVESSHEWTQWREDLATEMWEIWRGERGA; the protein is encoded by the exons atgtatattaggaATAGAAGGCGGGGTCATACTTCGATTGGTCGAAGAGTGAACACATTGCCATTAAGGCGAGATGCATTAGATAATATCATTGGGGAGGGTGGAGATAGAAATTGCATATGGGAGTTAAGAATGAGTTTAAATGCATTTGCAACTTTATGTGAATTGCTACAAGTTCAAGGTGGATTAGACGAAGACGGTCATGTTGGCATAGGCGAGCAAGTAGCTACTTTCTTAATCATATTAGCTCACCATACCAAAAATCGGAGCGTACAAGTTAGGTTCTATAGGTCTGGTGAAACTATTAGTAGGTATTTTCACAAGGTATTGTGTTCGGTTTTGCGTGTCCAAAGTATCTTATTTGCAAAGGCAGACCCTGTACCGGAAGATTGTGTAGATCCCAGATGGAAATGGTTCAAG GGTTGTCTAGGAGCATTAGATGGAACTTACATAGATGTCACAGTCCCGAAGAGTGATAAATCTAGATATCGGACGAGGAAATCTAGAATATCCACCAAT CGGTGCTTTGGGTTGCTTAAGAAAAGATGGGCAATTCTACGAAGTCCCTCGTTCTATCCTATTAGGGTTCAAAGCCACATTATTATTGCTTGTTGTTTGTTACAAAATTTTATTCGTATGAACATGGATGTTGATCCCGAAAAAGATGCAACTCTTTTGCCAGAACACATACCGGTAGGAGATGATACTATTGTTGATGAAGCTGACACTATTGATGTTGTGGAAAGTAGCCATGAGTGGACTCAATGGCGTGAGGACCTAGCAACCGAGATGTGGGAAATATGGAGAGGAGAACGTGGCGCGTAA
- the LOC130939192 gene encoding LOW QUALITY PROTEIN: sugar transport protein 5-like (The sequence of the model RefSeq protein was modified relative to this genomic sequence to represent the inferred CDS: substituted 1 base at 1 genomic stop codon) → MAAGGFAIDASANGFDGRITFSVVITCIVAASGGLIFGYDIGISGGVTTMRPFLEKFFPAILRKAASAETNVYCVYDSQVLTLFTSSLYLAGLLSSLLASRVTTALGRRNTMILGGCIFFAGGVINGSAENIVMLILGRILLGFGVGFTNQATPVYLSEIAPPTWRGAFNTGFQFFIGVGVVAANLINYFTANHSWGWRLSLGLAAVPAAFMTIGAFLIPDTPSSLVERGKIDHARQALQKVRGHTTNVGPELEELIRFSKTDMMDQERFVTIFERQYRPQLVMAFAVPLSQQLTGINIVAFYAPNLFQSVGFGNRSALLSAVILGLVNLGSILVSASIVDRFGRRFLFIAGGIQMLLCMTAVAVVLALVSGVEGTESISKGNTILILVLLCFYAAGFGWSWGPLCWLIPSEIFPLKIRSPGQSIAVAVQLLTVFVLSQTFLRMLCHFKFGTFLFYAAWIALITIFIILFMPETKGIPLDSMYIIWGKHWYWRRFVVEPQVNQXNLP, encoded by the exons ATGGCTGCAGGGGGATTTGCCATTGATGCTTCGGCTAACGGATTCGACGGTAGGATCACATTCTCCGTTGTCATCACTTGTATTGTTGCTGCATCCGGTGGACTCATTTTTGGATATGACATTGGGATTTCGg GAGGTGTAACAACTATGAGGCCGTTTCTTGAAAAATTCTTTCCAGCAATACTTAGAAAAGCTGCTAGTGCGGAAACAAACGTATACTGCGTGTATGATAGTCAAGTATTGACATTGTTCACGTCCTCCCTCTACCTGGCGGGGCTGCTGTCGTCTCTTCTAGCTAGCCGAGTCACCACGGCATTGGGCCGGAGAAACACCATGATCTTGGGTGGTTGTATCTTCTTCGCCGGTGGGGTCATTAATGGTAGCGCTGAAAATATCGTCATGCTCATATTGGGTCGCATCTTGTTAGGCTTTGGAGTTGGTTTTACTAATCAA GCCACTCCAGTGTACCTGTCTGAAATTGCACCACCTACATGGCGAGGTGCCTTCAACACAGGCTTCCAATTCTTCATCGGAGTCGGCGTGGTGGCCGCGAACCTTATAAACTACTTCACAGCAAACCACTCGTGGGGCTGGCGACTCTCCCTCGGCCTCGCCGCCGTCCCAGCCGCCTTCATGACTATCGGAGCATTCCTCATCCCCGACACCCCGAGCAGCTTAGTAGAGCGTGGCAAAATAGACCACGCACGACAAGCGTTACAGAAAGTAAGAGGCCACACAACAAATGTGGGACCCGAACTAGAAGAACTGATTCGGTTTTCGAAAACCGACATGATGGATCAAGAGAGATTCGTAACCATATTTGAGAGGCAGTATCGGCCTCAGTTGGTTATGGCTTTTGCTGTGCCATTGTCTCAGCAACTTACTGGGATCAATATCGTTGCATTCTATGCGCCTAATTTGTTTCAGTCTGTGGGATTTGGTAACCGCTCCGCTTTGCTTTCAGCTGTTATATTGGGACTCGTCAACCTTGGTTCCATACTGGTGTCTGCTTCCATTGTTGATCGATTTGGTCGCAGATTCTTGTTCATTGCTGGTGGTATTCAAATGCTTCTCTGCATG ACTGCAGTGGCTGTGGTGTTAGCACTAGTGAGTGGCGTTGAAGGCACAGAAAGCATTTCGAAGGGGAACACTATACTCATATTGGTGCTGCTCTGCTTCTACGCCGCAGGATTCGGTTGGTCATGGGGCCCCCTCTGCTGGCTGATTCCTAGTGAGATCTTCCCCTTAAAGATCAGGTCTCCTGGCCAAAGCATTGCCGTTGCAGTTCAGTTATTAACGGTCTTTGTTTTGTCCCAAACGTTCTTGAGAATGCTATGTCACTTTAAGTTTGGGACGTTCCTGTTCTATGCGGCTTGGATTGCACTGATTACTATCTTCATTATTCTGTTCATGCCTGAGACCAAGGGGATTCCGTTGGATTCCATGTATATCATATGGGGAAAACATTGGTATTGGCGTCGGTTCGTTGTTGAACCACAAGTTAATCAATAAAATCTTCCATGA